attgggcattttttgtgatttgtccaaagcatttgactgcgtccaccatgaaactttactcctaaaacgaaagcattatggagtagagccctaaatctgttaatatcatatttaagcgaaagagttccgatagtcgatgtaaatggcaaacagtcttcgggtaaacctgtgggaataggtgttccgcgGCGTTCTATTCTcagtcctttcttgtttcttatatatattaacgatctaccgtttgtggtagatgatagccatgagattgtttTGTTTACTGATGATACTTcgcttatttttaaagtgaagcgacgtgcagatattgataacgaggtaaacaatgcactttcaaagatagtgcgttggtttgagacgaataatctgcacttaaatattatttaaaaaacaaagtgttaacggttcattacaccatacacagcggaggtacaaaccaacgtacttataaatgaccagagattggaacttgtggacactacggtcttcttgggtatcacgttagataaaaagcttcagtggagtccacatattgcccaactagcagatagagtCTGCTCTGCCGCATAtaccgttagaaagattagagagtacacgaatatTGCAACCGCTAGataagtgtacttcagttattttcgcAGCaacatgacgtacggtatttttcTGTGGGGTCTTGCTGcagacattgatatagtgtttgctctgcaaataagagctctttttaaataaacatattataattatcaggACTTTTCATCATTAtgtttaattcatttacattcTCAAACATCTGATGATTATGTGATATTGTGTCCTACGATTTATATCCGTTAGGGGTAGAACTTAGTCCGTAGTagcactcgattgtatgaaacgtgcagtcattgatagattgacagatggcggccataatcttgtaaaaagcgGAGATAGCCAAATCTTAGAGTACTGACCCGCCAAAGTCCCCTACGTCCTAGCaaccatagaataataacgctcagaacgatagtttcattcatagttcctgtcaatatagaagtaacattataatttgtGTGCGTAAGCgttacattcgccaacacgcactCAGCctgccaaataatgttgcaagtgcaAGATTATTTGGCAGGCTATTCGCCAATCGTGATACCGTTATTTTACTACTATTTCATGCTCATGCTCTTTGGTTGCCAGGTCATAAAATTCCAAAATAACGGTTGAAATGTTGAATATAGTCGGaaaaccaatttaaaaaaaaatggttagtAGGTATTGAGTGATCACCGATcgttgaaaaaattatattattttgtacaattttacattaaagCACAGAACACTATTACTAATTTATCGTGTAGTACTAAAGTAGCAAATAATGAtcctttttaaatttgatgttttcgttatttaatgtattaaattaaaaatggatTTGAATATGAGTGTTGAGCCTATGGATATTGATGTAAGTGCCAATTCGGTTTGTCCAATGGATTTATCATTTAATGAGCAATGCTCGATGGTTAAAGAAGAAAAAACCGATGAAGATTTcgtcaaaaatttattatcCGAAAGTATATTGACAGAAGTAAAAAAGCCAACGTATGGTTCATATACTCCTGTTAGTGAGTTAAAACTATTGAAAACAACAGACATTAATCTGAAGAAAAGCAAAAGATTCACTGTTATACCTATAATGAATTCATTTGATGAGCAATGCTCGATGGTTAAAGAAGGAAAAACCGATGAAGATTCCGTGAAAAATTTTATATCCGAAAGTATTTTGACAGAAGTAAAAAAGCCTATGATGAACCATACTCCTGTTAGTGAGTTAAAACTATTGAAAACAACAGGCAATAATCTGAAGAAAAGTAAAAGATTCACTGTTAAGCCTAAAATGAAACCTTCCAATGTGATGAGCTATATCTACATCAtattaccaataatattaattcttacttCATACACATATCATGTTGGGATTGTAAAAATATGTTCTGAAAAGCTTGACACTGTACAAAtagcaaatttattttctaagagACTGTATGGACAACCTACTGCTTCTACTAAGATAATTGAAGCTCTAGAGGATAcaagtaaaagaaaattattagtGTTTTTAGGTGGAACTGGTGTTGGAAAGACATTAACAGTGtcactaattttaaatgaaataagtaacTTTGCAAATGTTTATCATTATACAATGCCAACATTTCTTGAAGTTTATtcatcaaattttttatttggtttaacATTTTGTAAATCGACTGTTTTAGTAATAGATGACCTAGAAGAAAAAGATATTGACTTAATACAGAGAAGTTTATATGAATTGTTAAATAAGACTGAGAATTTTAGTAAGAATATCtcaattattttagtttttaattgtaataatactgGACATAGTCGAATGAATGCATCaaaatgtgataatagtataagtaagcttaaatttatttataaagattttaaagatttaaaaagtTACTATGTAAAATTTGATAACTTAAAAGAAAACAGCCTTAGAAAATGCATAGAGTTTGAATTAGgaggagaaaataaaataaatgatagagaattaaacaatattatgaagTACTTTGATGTTTCCGTTGATGGCTGTAAGGGTGTACACAATAagatgaaatattataaaaaataaaaggtaacatttttaataaagtaaataaacatttagaATGTTGTGTTATTTTAGTCACTAGTTAATTGTATGACTGACAAGGATTTCACATTAGTGCTATTATGCATAATGGGCATTTTGTGCTTTGCTACATGGTGAGCCAGTTTAATCTTACTTATTTGGTGCTTAATCTTGAGAAACCATTTACATATTTTGACATGACATGTTATAACAAAATACTTTTCATTAATAGATTAACACATAAGATCCTTccaaacaataaagaaaaagtaaaaatgACTTATGAACATAATGTGAAATTGtttgtcaaatttttttaaattatttcagtaattaattattcagtGAAACATTTTATAAAGATGAATGATTATAGAAACCTATAGAACTGCTAACAGTTCCTTTCAGAGGTGAGGGAGGTTGTTTTACTTCAAGTATCAGATAAACTCTGTTAGCTCAAAAGGTAATGTTCACTGGCTTGCACTAAAAAGGTAAGGGTCAATGTATTCAACAGTTATTTTCCGAAAATCAACTTCTACCCACACTTATTTTGCTTGAAAGTGACCTGGGTTCAAATACCTTTTTTAAGGCACTTGCACCAGGCAAGTTGTAAATTTTTAGTAGTTATGAGATTTCATATTATGACTAACTCAAATATAGGAACTACACTATAGTATTCTATTAGACAATCtcaatcactgacctctactatataccactggaccgGAGggtgtcaaagtgcttttgtgcctgtttaatATTCACCATTTTGGTGCTGTTGGCCATCTAAAGTACTAAAACTAGTCATGATAACCTAGATAGTGGGTATATAGGTTATCACaggctattatccgcaactcgacgactacagtgcgcctattttgcgtggtgaggtatTGTATTAAACCTCTGATTTCAACCATGACCTCGGgaagagtcctcggtgaccccaggtgtttagCCCCGGTATGTTGGTAGATGGTGGTTATtaaacatcaaaattagttctctgcacactcacaAGTGGTGCTTCAAATGGGCACAAAGAATTTCCTGTCAAACATATgcaacagcctgtccagtggtatatagtagaggtcagtgatcaCAATGTACAATTCAAATGACAACAGCTGTATTAATTGTAGAAGAGATGGTCAACTAGGGTgatattattaaagtatataaatggataaaataataataattagaccAAAAGAACTTTATTTTTAGAGAATGTTACACAATCGGCAATGCAGAAGTATTCAAGaaataatgatgaatataaatttactgaCAAAGTTTCCATACATCTACACTTtcacattttttaattattctacAACATAGCCACCTTGattaattagtaaaatttaaaattatatcagAGGTGCATAAGAGTTAAATACTTTGGTTAAATCCTAACTATAAAAAACAATCACATGTTTAGACTTGGTGAAAAAACAGAAGTTATGACAGtagataatgttaattttatatgcACCCAAAAATTAAGTACAATAATTCATAAAGTTTcagcatttatttatattatcttgCTGATGATAGATGATCAACAACAAGGTATAAATCATAAACTATTTGAACCATAATATTGCACTGCACCCATAAATTACTAGCAGAGTAAATTATTATGTCAACTCGTAagcatttttatatacaaaagctgcgataatttttaaaagtgcaaattcataatatttttaaatatgaaaagtTAAAACTATAACTTTTATCCAAAAAAGGAAAACACAAAGGAATTTTCTACAGTAGctgcatattataatttttttaaattatctccTTTTCAGAGGGCTTTCATGTTTGatttaattagtaattattaataaacacttCAGCAAGgtttaaaacagttttaattgCTTTTTTTGAATCAGCTAAGGTAAATGGAAGATAATTTCCATACAATTTGTGCACatttttatatacctatatataggTAAGTATAAATTTTTAAGCACTTAATTGTAGTAACTTCATTTCAGTAGTATCATAAAGttattctatgttttttttataaggaatatttatttataatattctataaGCTGACATTTTAAGAACTTTATATTCAATATAGAGATAGACatgaatattatttagttaattttatctaacaattatcataaaaattttaGTGGATGACTGAcccttaataaaattgtaatatgcAATTTTGCATCAAGAATActgtttcatttttataaataatattttttaaactatgaTAATAACTACAAAATTGTAATGAAAACATTTTAGATAACAAACTAAATTAAGCACCTCTATTGTATAAggatataatttatgttatgtaGGTAACAACTTAATATATTCGGAGAGCATAGTAGtacaaaaaacaaaactataGTAATAACAGTGACTCTCAAACTCCGAAGATAAACATTCTGAATacatacttattaaatattaattaattttcactatattatgtttgtaaaacatttaaaattaattcaaaacattaatttaatccTAAATATGTGTAACAATAAAGactagaatatattttataactaacAGTTATTGGCACTACTTCAATGgcaatagaataataataacttttctgttaaatagtgaaaatatttttagccACATTTCTTTATCTAGTTGTTATGCACACATTGGTAACCCTAATGatgcaaatataaattatagatGACAACAAACAAGATTCTGCTAATTACATGTACACACcacaattttttacaaaattgtaaaaatgtttgcttatttataaatatctaaGCTAAAGTTCTAGGATATAGTGAGATTTGCAGActtacagttttaggtaaatgCAAAACTGtgcaaaatttacaatataatacgtACACATTAATATCACTTGTGAAGCTCTGAATTATTATGAGTCTATAGATTCTTAAACCAGTCCCAATATCTTGCACAGTTCTTACATTTACATTACTTTTACAACAGTAATTTACCTAGGTTATGGTAATGAgggtacatataaataattaggAATCAGTtgagaaatttataaaatatttaacaatgtgataaaatatttctaaacaaTTGAAGCGAAAGCATtaagatataataattgtaagcaAACAGCAGAATGTATTAAATCTAAAATTGACAGATTGATATAAAATTCCACTTAATTAAAAGATTAAGCCAATCAATTCATTCTAGCTAAACctagataaataaaatgtttaatatacaTAGAGATGATAAGCTAAACATTTAGAATTATACTTTATAGACACCAATTTTCtaaaatgtgaataataatTCTACAGTAAGTCTGAGATACCAGCTGTGAACATATTTAGTGCCAATAACTGTGTTCTGTTACCTTATAATACTAATTAGGTATTCAGTAACAAATAGAACACCATATTAAGCACGACAAAACATTCATAGTTAAAATGTAGAGAGACTTATAGAGAAATGTGCTAGTAATTCTAAACCTTTAATATGACTTGCTGACTGCTGCAAATTTTAGTTAGGTACTTAcctagttaaataagtttaagttCAGATCTTGAGCTGtatgagatttatatttgaatcttATTTTTACTTCGCTTTCGTTGACAATTCGATTGTGGCTGAGATCACAACTTTTACTACAATCTAGTTCAAAGCATCGGATATATTTGAGATGACcaatatgttaatatatatcACATTTTAGCCACACTTACATGGAATTACTACATAGGAAACAGCATTTAATTTGCATGAATTCAGTAAAGTAacatatacttttatatacCTAAACTTAATTCTTTGACATAATAAAGAATCTAGTAAAATTCGTGTAAATTTTTATAGCAGAATTggatttaaatttgaaacatttatttatcactcCATTCAGCAGAGCCAAATTGGATATCTTTTATACCCATTAAATGTAATGATGTAGAATTGCAAATATTATGCTCGTTACCATCTTCGTTTGCTGTATCATATATCTTGGAGTGATTATTAAAAAGGACTAGTTAGGAGCGATGAAAATGCACTACAGTCCATTTGTTGTAGCGTTTGTGCCAAATACGGGTTTCTTGGTGCTGGTATGTAGATCGCCTTCCCTCAGAATCTACATTTTGTGTGATACATATGTATGCAACAATGGCGACATCTTCTCCCAGAAGTTGTACTCTGGGATTCAAAATTGTGGAATTGGTTTTTATGTTGGTAGGTGTGTTGTCAATGAAGAATTTATGGAACTCTACACCTTCTATTAAGTTCCCCTGAGAATCAGGATCGAATGAGGTGACATGTGGATCACAAAGTTTGGAGTAAGTGTCGTAATCTCCTTTGTTAATTGCATCTATAAGTATATCAGTAGCCTTTAACACTTCAGCGCGACGCATTGAAGCATTACTGTCACCACGGGCTTTTCCAAATGAATCTGCTTTAGAGAGATTCTCCTCGTCCTGTTCTTTAGATATTACTGTGCAGGCTCTATCGACGCCTTTCTTATCTTTATCTAAATCTTCATCTTCTAAAGTTGTGCTACTATCGGTTGACTCCTTCACTTGGGAACCGTCGCCTTTCTTATTTACCATCGACTTTCCAGAGAAATTGCGGGTAGCAAGCATAGTCGTTAAAATAGCACCTTTGAGCTTGCGACGAGCATTGAATTTCTTCAAGCAGTCCACGGTTTCTTGTCTGTGCATCATAGATGCCACACGCTCACGGTGGCAGATCCATGGGTGCTTCAATGCTTCCGAAGCTGTAATCCTCTTGCTAGGGTTAACGGTCAACATCTGGTTGATGAGACTTTTTGCCTCTGGTGTAACGGTATCCCATTCAGGTGATGGATAATCGTATGCTCCTGCTTTAATTTGTCCATATAATCGATGCTGGTCTTCGTCCCAAAATGGAGGATATCCAACCAgtagaatatataatatgaccCCACATGCCCATATAT
This is a stretch of genomic DNA from Leptidea sinapis chromosome 15, ilLepSina1.1, whole genome shotgun sequence. It encodes these proteins:
- the LOC126968281 gene encoding uncharacterized protein LOC126968281, whose product is MDLNMSVEPMDIDVSANSVCPMDLSFNEQCSMVKEEKTDEDFVKNLLSESILTEVKKPTYGSYTPVSELKLLKTTDINLKKSKRFTVIPIMNSFDEQCSMVKEGKTDEDSVKNFISESILTEVKKPMMNHTPVSELKLLKTTGNNLKKSKRFTVKPKMKPSNVMSYIYIILPIILILTSYTYHVGIVKICSEKLDTVQIANLFSKRLYGQPTASTKIIEALEDTSKRKLLVFLGGTGVGKTLTVSLILNEISNFANVYHYTMPTFLEVYSSNFLFGLTFCKSTVLVIDDLEEKDIDLIQRSLYELLNKTENFSKNISIILVFNCNNTGHSRMNASKCDNSISKLKFIYKDFKDLKSYYVKFDNLKENSLRKCIEFELGGENKINDRELNNIMKYFDVSVDGCKGVHNKMKYYKK
- the LOC126968280 gene encoding calcium/calmodulin-dependent protein kinase type II alpha chain produces the protein MANPNRENVSTRFSDNYDLKEELGKGAFSIVRRAVQKSSGCEFAAKIINTKKLSARDFQKLEREARICRKLQHPNIVRLHDSIQEEHFHYLVFDLVTGGELFEDIVAREFYSEADASHCIQQILESVHHCHHNGVVHRDLKPENLLLASKAKGAAVKLADFGLAIEVQGDQQAWFGFAGTPGYLSPEVLKKEPYGKPVDIWACGVILYILLVGYPPFWDEDQHRLYGQIKAGAYDYPSPEWDTVTPEAKSLINQMLTVNPSKRITASEALKHPWICHRERVASMMHRQETVDCLKKFNARRKLKGAILTTMLATRNFSGKSMVNKKGDGSQVKESTDSSTTLEDEDLDKDKKGVDRACTVISKEQDEENLSKADSFGKARGDSNASMRRAEVLKATDILIDAINKGDYDTYSKLCDPHVTSFDPDSQGNLIEGVEFHKFFIDNTPTNIKTNSTILNPRVQLLGEDVAIVAYICITQNVDSEGRRSTYQHQETRIWHKRYNKWTVVHFHRS